The Stigmatella aurantiaca genomic sequence CATCCCCGCGGGCCTCCCGCTCGAAGGCGGTCCGGGCCAGCTCCAGCAACTGCGCGGTCTCGGTGCTGTTGAGGTTGGAGTCGATGATTTCGGTCTCCCCCGGGCGCAGCGCCACCTGGACGCTCAGGGGCGGGAGCACCACCTCCACCTGGGTGCCATTCACCTGGAGCGAGGAGGTGTCGATGCGCTGGAACTCGTAGCCCAGGTGCACATCCGCGAAGACGATGGCGCGGCCTCGCGGGGCCCGCAGGGAGTAGGCGGCCCAGTGCACGACGTCCTTCCAGAGCGCATCCGAGGCCTTGGGCTCGGGGCTGAACGTCACCTTCTTATAGAGGGAGACATCGAGCGTCTCGAGCCGGGCCACCTCGCGCATCTGCAGGACGAGGGAGGGCGAGTCCGGCAGGCCCCGGGACTGGGATTGCAGGAGGAAGTATGTGCCCAGCGCGCCGAGGGCCCCTGCGATGACGACGGAGAGAATCCGCGAGACGTTCGCCATGGTCCGCAGTCTATCCTGGCGGACGGAATGTGGCGTCTGGCGCCCCGCGGACAGGACCGATGGACCTTCGGGATGAAGAAATCGAAGCGCTGGGCACCCAGGGCTTCTTCGTGCGCACCGCCTTCCTGGGCGAGGAGCAGGCAAGGGCCATTCATGCCCAGGCCCAGGCGCGCGCCGCCTCCGGAGGGCTCCGGCCCGCGGCCATCCGCCGGGGCGCGGACCGCTCCGAGGACACGGCCGTGCGCGGCGACTTCATCACCTGGCTCTCCCCCGAGCCTGGCTCGGCGCTGGGGGGGCTCTGGGAGGCCTTCGCGGCCCTGGGCGAGGCGCTCTCGCGGGCAGCCTACCTGGGGCTGGGCCGCTTCGATGTCCAGCTCGCCCACTACCCGGGCGGGGGAGCCCGCTATGTCCGCCACCGGGACGCCTTTCCCGGCCAGTCCAACCGGCGGCTGACGGCCATCTACTACGCGAACCCGGACTGGCGGCCCGCGCACGGAGGGCAACTCCGGCTGTACCGGGAGGAGGCCCCCCTGGACGTGCCGCCCACGCTGGACACGCTGGTGGTGTTCCTCAGCGAGCGGCTGGAGCACGAGGTGATGCCCACGCATGCCCCCAGGCTGGCGCTGACGGCGTGGTATTACGGACGGGACGTGGCCTGAATGGAGCCCCTCATGCTGGAGCGCCCTGCCTCCTTCAAAAAAGGAACCCTGTGGAACGCCATCGTCGCGCGCGGCGAGCGGGCGCTCGCCAGCGGCGCGCTGATGCCCATCCGCACGGAGATGGAAGTCATTGAGGACGAGGGGGTGCCGTTTCTCGTCCGGGCCGTCTCCAGCCTGGAGCGGAAGGCCCGGGCCACGCAGCCGCCCGCCGGGGGCGCCCCGCCGAAGAACCCCTTCCTGGCCCCCTATGAAGAGGATCTCTTCGTGGGCTACGTGGCCCCCGCGCACGCGTGCTTGCTGAACAAGTTCAACGTCTACGAGCACCACGCCCTGCTTGTCACCCAGGACTACGAGGACCAGGACGCGCTGCTCACCCTCGCGGACTTCGAAGCGCTGCTGCTGTGCATGGACGAGTTCGACGCGCTGGCCTTCTACAACGGCGGGCGCATGGCCGGGGCGAGCCAGCCGCACAAGCACCTCCAGCTCGTCCCCGCGCCGCTGGCGCACGGGGGCAGCCGCACGCCCATGGACGAGGCGGTGGCCCGGGGCCGGTTGCCGTTCCGGCATGCCCTGGGGCCCGCGCCCCAGAGCCCCGCCCAGGCGCTGGCCGTGTACCGGGAGCTGCTGCGGGCCACCGGGTGCGATGTGCCCGGGACGCCCTACAACTACCTGGCGACGCGGGACTGGAGCCTGGTGGTGCCCCGCGCGCAGGAGTCCTTCGAGTCCATCTCCCTGAACAGCCTGGCCTTCGCCGGCTCCCTGCTGGTGAAGAACCGGGAGCTGCTCGAGCGGGTGCGCGCCGTGCGGCCGATGACGCTGCTGCGGGCCGTCACCGGCACGGAGCGGCCCGGCCTCACGTGAGCAGCGTGGGCTCCAGCTCCACCTTGAGCCAGCCCGGCTTGCGCAGGTCGAACTTCCGGTAGGCGTCGATGGCGCCCGTCATCGGCTCCACCTGGGAGAGGATGGCCGTGGGGTCCACCGTCCCGGTGCGCACCAGCTCCAGCAGCTTGGGGATGTACTTGCGGTGGTGGCAGTTGCCCATGCGCAGCGTGAGGTTCTTGTTCATCGCCTCGCCGATGGGGAACGTGCGCGCCGTCTGGGGGTAGACGCCGATGATGGACAGGGTGCCCGCCTTGGCGAGCGCCTTCACCGCCCAGAGGGCCACCTGCGCGGGCGCGTCGCCCGGCACCCAGTTGTCCCCGTCCGGGTTCGTCTTGGGCGCCACCTCCTTCACCTCGCGCTTGAACTCCGCCAGCTCGGCCTTGGCGGCCTTGGCGGCGGGCCCATGGTGCGCGTGCATGGCGTCCACGCCCACCGCGTCGATGGCCCGGTCCACGCCGATGCCCCCGGTGAGCCGCAGCAGCGTCTCCACCGGGCTCTCCTCGTCGAAGTTGATGATCTCCGCGCCCTGCGCCCGCGCCATCTCCAGCCGGTCCTCATGGCAGTCGATGGCGAACACGCGGCCGGCGCCCAGGAGCTTGGCGCTCACGATGGCGAACTGGCCCACCGGGCCGCACCCGAACACCGCCACGGTGTCCCCGGGTTTGATCTCCGCCATCTCCGCGCCCATGTAGCCCGTGGGGAAGATGTCCGAGATGAGGATGGCCTGCTCGTCCGAGACGCCGTCCGGCACGCGCACCATGCCCACGTGGGCGAACGGCACGCGCACCTTCTCGGCCTGCATGCCGTGGAAGGGCCCCGTCATCATCGGCCCGCCGAAGAAGGCCGTGCCCGCCTGCGGGCCATTGGGGTTGGCCGTGTCGCACTGGGCATAGTAGCCGGAGCGGCAATACGAACAGTTTCCACAGGCGATGGTGGAGCCGATGACGACGCGGTCCCCCACGCTGAAGTTGCGCACGTCCTCGCCCAGCTCCTCCACGTAGCCCACGGCCTCGTGGCCCAGGATGGTGCCCGGCTTCATGCCCGGCATGGTGCCGCGAATCATGTGCAGGTCCGTGCCACAGATGGCGCTGGCGCTCACGCGGACGATGGCATCGGTGGGCTTCTCGAGCCGCGGCTCCTCCACGTCATCGAGGCGGATGTCTCCAATCCCATGGAAAACGACGGCTTTCATCGCGGCAGCTCCTTCCGCCTTCGAGCGGACCCTGTTCGCCATGCAGGGTGGCCATCGCTGCCAGGGGGAGCCAAACCGGGGCACTTTCCTCCCTGAAGGGCAGGGGAGGGAGCAGGGCCTACTTGCCCACGTGAAAGAGCAGCCGCTTGCCGAACACCGAGCGGAAGTAGGCGGCCTCCCGGTCCACCGTCCACAGCTCCAGGTCCATGGGCTGGCGGGCGTTGAGGTGCAGGGTGACGCCGTCCCGGCCGGCCGAGGCCCGGATCGACTTGATGGGCTGCTGGTGGCTGCAGTCCAGCGCGTTCGCCACGCGCAGCAGGGTGGCAAGCTTGCGCACCGTGCGGGCCTCGGACGCGGGCAGCCCCGCCATGCCTGGGTGGGACACCTTGGGCACGCTGCGCCGGTGGTAGCGGGCCACCAGGGCCACCAGGGCGCGCTCGCGCTCGGACAGCCCGGGGATGTCCGCGTTGCGGATGAGGTAATAGGTGTGCTTGTGGTGGCGCTCGTAGCTCACCGTGGTGCCGATGTCGTGCAGCAGCGCGGCCACCTCCAGGTAGGGCCGGGCGGACAGCGGCAGGTGGTGCAGGTTCGCCAGCGCGTCGAAGAGCGCCACGGCGAGCCGGGCCACCTGCCGGCAGTGCTTCTCGTCGAAGAAGAAGCGCCGGCCGAGCTCCAGCGCCGTCGCCGTGAGGCTGTGGTCCTTGCGCGTGACGTCCTGCCGGTAGAGCAGGTCCACCAGCAGCCCATCGCGCAGGCCGCGGTTCACCGCGGACACCGTCTCCACGCCCAGGTGCTTCATCGCCCCTTCGAGGATGAGCGCGCCCGAGACGATGATGTCCGCGCGCCGCGGATCGAAGCGCTTGCGCCGCCGCTCCGGGGGCATGGCCGCCAGCGCGTTCACCGCCTGGCTGATCTGCCGCACGGTGGCGATGTTGCCATCCTCCCCGGAGGCGAAGGCGACCACCGCGTTGATGGTGCCCGAGGAGCCCAGGGCCCCCTTGGGCGCGCCGGACAGCTTCTTCTCCGGCAGCGTCTTCCGCACGGTCTCCGCCACGAAGCTGCGCATGAGCCGCAGGTGCTTGGAGGACACCTCCTGGGAGGCCTCGAACACCTCCGTGAGCCGCACCGCCCCCAGGGCCAGGCTCCAGAGGTGGTCCGGCTGCTCGCCGGTGGTGAGGGCCACCTCCGTGGAGCCCCCGCCAATGTCGATGAGCAGCGAGCGGGCGCCAGGGGGCTTGCGGTGCAGCACGCCCAGGCAGATGAGGCGCGCCTCCTCCTTGCCGCTCACCACCTCCAGGTCCAGCCCCGTCTCGTCGCGCACGCGCTGGACGATGGCGTCGCGGTTGCGCGACTCGCGCAGCGCGCTGGTGGCCACGGCCCGCACGAGCGCCTTGTGGCGCTTGCACAGCGCGGCATAGCGGCGCAGCGTGGCCAGCAGCCGGTCCGCCGTCTCCTCGGGCATGGCGCCCGTGGCGAAGACGCCCTCGCCGGGGCGGATGGGGTCCCGCTCCTGGTGGAGGGTCTCCAGGGCCCCATCCGCGTCCGGGCGGGCGAGCTCCAGGCGCACGGCGTTGGTGCCTACATCGATGGCGGCGAGGACGGGCGGAAGCGTGGAAGAGGCCATAATGAGCGCGGCGGAAAGTGTATCGTCACAACGCCCCCATGTAAGGAATCATGCCAGAGGACTGCCCGGTGCCGTCCGGCGGCGTGACATGCCCGTGACGTGACGCCGGGGAACGTTCCATGCAAGAGGCTGTGCCCGTGGACCTCAACGACCCCCAGCTCTTCATCAACCGCGAACTGTCCTGGCTGGCCTTCAACGAGCGCGTGCTCGGGGATGCGAGCGACGCGGCCCTTCCCGCCTATGAGCGGCTGAAGTTCTTCGCCATCACCGCCTCGAACCTGGACGAGTTCTTCATGGTGCGGGTGGCGGGGCTCAAGCAGCAGCTGGCCAGCGGGGTGGCGGAGACGGCGGCCGACGGCATGCTGCCCGCCGACCAGCTGGCGGCCATCAGCGAGCGGGTGCACGCGGCGGTGGACGGGATGTCCCGGCTCTGGAAGGAGGAGCTGCTGCCGAAGCTGGCCTCGCACGGGGTGGCGGTGCTCACGCGGGACAAGCTGACGGCGGAACAGAAGGCGGCGGCGAAGACGTTCTTCACCTCCTCGGTGTTCCCCGCGCTCACGCCCCTGGCGGTGGACCCGGGGCACCCGTTTCCGCACCTGCGCAACAAGTCGCTCAACGTGGCGATCCTCCTGCGGCGCGAGGGCCCCCGGCGCCGGCGCAACATGCTCGAGAAGTCGCTGGCGGTGGTGCAGGTGCCCAGCGTGCTCAGCCGGCTCGCGCCGGTGCCGGCGCCCGCGGGCACGGTGCTGTCGGTGCTGCCGCTGGAGGAGCTCATCGCGCTGTGCGCGGGAGAGCTGTTTCCGGGCTACGCGGTGGAGCAGTCGGCGGCGTTCCGGGTGACGCGCAACTGGGATCTCAACGTGGACGAGGAGGAGAGCGCGGACCTGCTCTCCACGTTGCAGGAGGAGCTGCGGCGCCGGGACCGGGGCGCGGCGGTGCGGCTGGAGCTGGAGGCGGCGGCCAGCATGGAGCTGGAGACGGCGCTGACGGGGGCGCTGAAGCTGGGCTCGCCGGACGTGTACCGCATGCAGGGGCCGTTGCAGCCCTCGGACCTGATGGCGCTGACGGAGCTGGACCCACGGCCGGAGCTGCGGGTGGAGCCCTTCGTGCCGGCCACGCCGCCCGTGCTGCGGGACGAGGAGCCGGTGATGAGCCACATCGCCAAGCGGGACATCCTCCTGCACCACCCCTACGAGTCGTTCGACCCGGTGGTGCGCTTCCTGTTGGAGGCGGCGGAAGACCCGAACGTGCTGGCCATCAAGCAGACGCTGTACCGCACGAGCGGCGACAGCCCGGTGGCCCGGGCGCTGACGCGGGCGGTGGAGAACGGCAAGCAGGTGGCGGTGCTGGTGGAAATCAAGGCGCGGCTGGACGAGGCGAACAACATCGCCTGGGCGCGGCGGATGGAGGAGAGCGGGGTGCACGTCGTCTACGGGCTGATTGGCCTGAAGACACACTGCAAGGTGGCGCTGGTGGTGCGGCGCGAGGGCAATGGCATCCGCCGGTACGTGCACCTGGGCACGGGCAACTACAACCCCACCACGGCGCGCGTGTACACGGACCTGTCGCTGTTCACGGCGCGGCAGGAGATCGCCGAGGACGTGACGGCGCTCTTCAACATGCTCACCGGGTACTCCACGGCGCCGCAGTGGAAGCGGCTGGCGGTGGCGCCCATGGGCCTGCACGAGAAGGTGCTGGGGCTTATCCAGCGGGAGACGGACAAGGCGCGCAAGGGTGAGCCTTCCCGCATCGTGGCGAAGATGAACTCGCTGGTGGATCCGGGCGTCATCCGGGCGCTGTACACGGCGAGCCAGGCAGGGGTGCAGATCGACTTGCTGGTGCGGGGCGTCTGCTGCCTGAGGCCCGGGGTGCCGGGGGTGAGCGAGAACATCCGGGTGACGAGCGTGGTGGACCGGTTCCTGGAGCACAGCCGGGTGTTCGCGTTCGGGGAGGGGGCGCAGGCGGAGGTGTGGGCCTCGAGCGCGGACTGGATGCCCCGGAACTTCGTGCGCCGCATCGAGACGATGTTCCCGGTGGAGGACCCGCTGCTGAGGCAGCGGCTGCTGGACGAGGTGCTGGGCGTGGCGTTGAGGGACAACGCGAAGGCGCGGCGGCTCCAGCGGGACGGGACGTATGTGCCGGTGCCGCAGGAGGGCTCGCCCGTGCGCAGCCAGATGGTGCTGCTGGAGCTGGCGCGGCGGATCGCGGAGTCCAAGTCCATCGAGACGCTGATGCGGCACGTGGCGGCACCAGAGATTCCCGCCGAGCCGCTGCGCCCGCCTGCGGCCCCCGTGCCATCCGCGAGCTGAGCCTGTGAAGCTTGGGCTCAGGGATACATTTACATTGGCGCTGGGCGCCCTGGTCTGGGAAGGATGCGCTCACTTCGGCACTCCCATGCGGTCAGAGTGCCGTGAGCTGCCGACCATCGAGGAGTGCCAGGCTGCAGCCCAGCCCATCACGGACACATGTCTTCGAACCTGTGTCGAGATGCAATGCGCAGGCATCAAGGTCAATTGTGGCCAACTCGTCAAGGACGAGTGCAAGAAGCGAAATTCAACAGGAATCACTTCACTGGGTTACGTCTACAGACCTGATGATGCGGGCTGCAACAAGCCGGTGAGCGAAGTGAATTGGTGCGAGGAGCCTCTGTCTCGCGATTGCCGTGCGAAGGCAATGGTTCATGAACTGGCACACGCTTGTGGCTGGAAGCACAGGCAAGGTTTGGGTGTGCCAGCGGATGATGGGGATTTGAAATGCGAATGAAGGGGTTGTTCTTCGCTCCACTTGCACTCTGGGGACTCGGGGCCTGTGGCGGTTCTTTCCTGTTCTGGCGAAAGCCTGAGCGGCTGGACATTGAGCAGACTTGTGGGGCGAAAGGCGTTGCGGTCAGCGCTGCTTCCGTACCCGTACAGATGGAGTTGCTAAATGCCAGCTACGACGGGAAGAGTATGTTTGGGCGTTTGCTGGTGAGTCCTTTGGAAAGAGCGATTTGCTTGGACAAAAGACTCATTGAAAACTTATCGCTTAACCTAGATTCCGTCGCTGAGTGCGGGACGGGTCGCAAGTTGGGTTTCATGGTGGTGGATGGTCTGGCCAAACCTCTGAGTGAAGAAGATGTCTTGGTCGTGCCACAGGGGTACTGGTATGGAAAAGATATCACAATGCCCCTTTTTCCGGAGCGGGGGATAGAGCAGTTCGAGCTGGACTGCGTTGATGTCGAGTTTTCGCTTCACGGATTAATAGGTGGGCAAGTGGCTCGCTTGCGCGTCCAAGCGTCGCGTACGGCTCTTCATCCGGTGTTGAGGGTAATTCCGTGATGTTGCAGAGGATGAGAGAGGCTGCTTGGGGGAGGGCACAATGGGAGCCTGGCCGCAACGTTCTTGCGTTGATGAGCAGATTCTTGGTCTTACAATGTGTTGCCTTGTTGAGTGGATTTGATTTTTATGGACAAGAAAAAGCCTTTCAGAAATGTCCCGAACCGCGAGGTTAAGCCAGAAGGCGTTGAGGGTCCGGTCAAGCAGGAGTTGCTAACGGAACTGCAGTCTCCTTCTGCGCTCAGTCAGGAAGTGCTTGGCGCTTCGGAGTCAGCCCGAAATGTAGTTCTCGGACTCA encodes the following:
- a CDS encoding DUF4230 domain-containing protein, coding for MANVSRILSVVIAGALGALGTYFLLQSQSRGLPDSPSLVLQMREVARLETLDVSLYKKVTFSPEPKASDALWKDVVHWAAYSLRAPRGRAIVFADVHLGYEFQRIDTSSLQVNGTQVEVVLPPLSVQVALRPGETEIIDSNLNSTETAQLLELARTAFEREARGDARLKERARQSAERSLRALFLSLGFTQVNFVETLTRPTAG
- a CDS encoding 2OG-Fe(II) oxygenase, with product MDLRDEEIEALGTQGFFVRTAFLGEEQARAIHAQAQARAASGGLRPAAIRRGADRSEDTAVRGDFITWLSPEPGSALGGLWEAFAALGEALSRAAYLGLGRFDVQLAHYPGGGARYVRHRDAFPGQSNRRLTAIYYANPDWRPAHGGQLRLYREEAPLDVPPTLDTLVVFLSERLEHEVMPTHAPRLALTAWYYGRDVA
- a CDS encoding ATP adenylyltransferase family protein — encoded protein: MLERPASFKKGTLWNAIVARGERALASGALMPIRTEMEVIEDEGVPFLVRAVSSLERKARATQPPAGGAPPKNPFLAPYEEDLFVGYVAPAHACLLNKFNVYEHHALLVTQDYEDQDALLTLADFEALLLCMDEFDALAFYNGGRMAGASQPHKHLQLVPAPLAHGGSRTPMDEAVARGRLPFRHALGPAPQSPAQALAVYRELLRATGCDVPGTPYNYLATRDWSLVVPRAQESFESISLNSLAFAGSLLVKNRELLERVRAVRPMTLLRAVTGTERPGLT
- a CDS encoding zinc-dependent alcohol dehydrogenase — translated: MKAVVFHGIGDIRLDDVEEPRLEKPTDAIVRVSASAICGTDLHMIRGTMPGMKPGTILGHEAVGYVEELGEDVRNFSVGDRVVIGSTIACGNCSYCRSGYYAQCDTANPNGPQAGTAFFGGPMMTGPFHGMQAEKVRVPFAHVGMVRVPDGVSDEQAILISDIFPTGYMGAEMAEIKPGDTVAVFGCGPVGQFAIVSAKLLGAGRVFAIDCHEDRLEMARAQGAEIINFDEESPVETLLRLTGGIGVDRAIDAVGVDAMHAHHGPAAKAAKAELAEFKREVKEVAPKTNPDGDNWVPGDAPAQVALWAVKALAKAGTLSIIGVYPQTARTFPIGEAMNKNLTLRMGNCHHRKYIPKLLELVRTGTVDPTAILSQVEPMTGAIDAYRKFDLRKPGWLKVELEPTLLT
- a CDS encoding Ppx/GppA phosphatase family protein — protein: MASSTLPPVLAAIDVGTNAVRLELARPDADGALETLHQERDPIRPGEGVFATGAMPEETADRLLATLRRYAALCKRHKALVRAVATSALRESRNRDAIVQRVRDETGLDLEVVSGKEEARLICLGVLHRKPPGARSLLIDIGGGSTEVALTTGEQPDHLWSLALGAVRLTEVFEASQEVSSKHLRLMRSFVAETVRKTLPEKKLSGAPKGALGSSGTINAVVAFASGEDGNIATVRQISQAVNALAAMPPERRRKRFDPRRADIIVSGALILEGAMKHLGVETVSAVNRGLRDGLLVDLLYRQDVTRKDHSLTATALELGRRFFFDEKHCRQVARLAVALFDALANLHHLPLSARPYLEVAALLHDIGTTVSYERHHKHTYYLIRNADIPGLSERERALVALVARYHRRSVPKVSHPGMAGLPASEARTVRKLATLLRVANALDCSHQQPIKSIRASAGRDGVTLHLNARQPMDLELWTVDREAAYFRSVFGKRLLFHVGK
- the ppk1 gene encoding polyphosphate kinase 1; translation: MQEAVPVDLNDPQLFINRELSWLAFNERVLGDASDAALPAYERLKFFAITASNLDEFFMVRVAGLKQQLASGVAETAADGMLPADQLAAISERVHAAVDGMSRLWKEELLPKLASHGVAVLTRDKLTAEQKAAAKTFFTSSVFPALTPLAVDPGHPFPHLRNKSLNVAILLRREGPRRRRNMLEKSLAVVQVPSVLSRLAPVPAPAGTVLSVLPLEELIALCAGELFPGYAVEQSAAFRVTRNWDLNVDEEESADLLSTLQEELRRRDRGAAVRLELEAAASMELETALTGALKLGSPDVYRMQGPLQPSDLMALTELDPRPELRVEPFVPATPPVLRDEEPVMSHIAKRDILLHHPYESFDPVVRFLLEAAEDPNVLAIKQTLYRTSGDSPVARALTRAVENGKQVAVLVEIKARLDEANNIAWARRMEESGVHVVYGLIGLKTHCKVALVVRREGNGIRRYVHLGTGNYNPTTARVYTDLSLFTARQEIAEDVTALFNMLTGYSTAPQWKRLAVAPMGLHEKVLGLIQRETDKARKGEPSRIVAKMNSLVDPGVIRALYTASQAGVQIDLLVRGVCCLRPGVPGVSENIRVTSVVDRFLEHSRVFAFGEGAQAEVWASSADWMPRNFVRRIETMFPVEDPLLRQRLLDEVLGVALRDNAKARRLQRDGTYVPVPQEGSPVRSQMVLLELARRIAESKSIETLMRHVAAPEIPAEPLRPPAAPVPSAS